AATGGACAGAATGAATAGGATAGGAAAAGGTGATTTTCTTTCTGGTTTTGTACCAAATCACCTTGCGCTTGGTAACGAATAGGCTTAATGTACAAACAAATCGTGTGTTGTTAAGAAAAAGTCTAACTTTCTATTCTATAGTTGTTTTTTTGCTGTATACCTAAAAAACCTTGAGAAAATGAGTATAGTTTTTTAATACTTGACCGATTTCTATATACGTAGTGTAGTAGTACATTCAAGGAATAAGGAGTGATTTTAATGTCCACAGAACAACCTATTCCTGGTCATTTTACTATGGATCCACAACGAGCGATGCTTCTACCTCCAGAGTTGAAAGCAGCTCCTCCTGAATCATTAACAGAACAACTATTTATTGAAAGATCTTTAACTGAAAATAAATTTTGGTTAAGAATTATGAAGGAACACGCATTGTTTCTAAGCGAAGGGTTTAATCGAAATGATAAAAATTTAATTCAACAAGTAGAACAGTTTTTTAATCTGTTTGATCAGCATTTACAAAAAGCATTTTCTATTCCGCAAACTGTTCAAGCGGTTAGGAAATTAAATGAGGAGAGTATTCAGCTAGTCTATGCTTTCCGTAATTACAAAAGAAATCTATTAATTTTAATTATTAATTGTAAGGTAAAAGGATTTAATTTTCCGTTATTAGTAGATCATGTTGCACGAGAAGCTGAATATTTTATGAGGACCCTTCAAAAATTTAATGAGGGGAAAATGGATCCGATTCAAGATGCAATCATTAGTGAGAATGTATTTTGGTTACGAATCATGATGGAACATTCTCGTTTTATTGCTTCTTTACTTGATCAATCAGAAAGGAACTTAGTTCATACAGCTTTAAAATTCGGTGATGATTTTGAGGTTCTTCTCAATCAAGCAAGGGATGTTGAATCGATGTTATATAAGAAGGAACCGACATATCCAATCATTGGGAAAATGAATAAGGATAGTGAAAATGCTACTGTGGAGTTAAGAAATTTCAAAAAAGCAGGATTAGAACTTATTCAAACGTGTCAAATTCGAAATGTAATTAATCCATTACTAGCAGATCATGTTACAAGAGAAGCGGAACATTTCCTCTTTATGATTCATGTATTGGAGCAAAGGTTAAAGCAGAAACAGATGGAACAATCTGTACAGTGATGAAAGGTATAACGGCATAATTTTTAGATTCATTAGGAATGAATAAATCCAATTGGTCTTATCACTTGAAAATATTAGTGGAAGCTGATTTAATACATGGATGATTTAAATTTATTGCGTTAAAGGAGGATACGTTTCAAGAGTTTTTACCTGGCTTTTTGGCAACTTTGTAAGATGTCGAGAAGTCTTTTTTATTTGTAGAAATGTTGTTTTGCCAAGCTCCTGCATTTAAAAATACATAGTTGCCATATACATTTTTAAATTGGAAAATGAAGATGAAGGAATGTTCTTCGTGTTAAGATGAATAAAAATTATTTAAAAGAGGGCTATAGATAGATGCAACATATAAATATTTTAAAAGGTGGACTTTCCATTATTTCTCAATGTAAAAAAGAAACGGAAGATATTTGGCATGCCCACTTCGGAGCGGCTGCAATAGCGAGTTATTTTTTTACGAAAGGCAATAATCTAGATGAAAATACGGTTCTTAGTATTCATTCCCAAACGAAGATGATGCTGAATAAGCACATGTTAGGTGAAACAAAAGATATTATACACGGAATTGATTTTCAGAAGGCTGAAGAAATTATAATTACTTCTTTAGAAAAAACAATTGATGAACTTCATTGGGTTGGACATAATGTCATTTACGCTTCTTTAAGTTTGCTAGCAATTTATGAGCTTCGTAATTGGGGCACAAAACAGGATATTGAAGATATAGCGGATTTAATTTTATCCTTTGAAAAAGCAATTCCAGGAAGATCATGGATCGGCTTTTCAACTAGAGAAGTCAAGCAGCTCGATATGAGTGATAATGAAATGGTGACTTTTATTAAAACTCCAGAACAATTATCTAAATTTATTTTAGAAGAGTTATCACGATTTCATGTTATTTATAGGGCAGAAGCACATCATGATTTAATCGGTCATATGCTTACGTTTTCTCATGCAGTAAATATTTTATATGATTTAGGGCATGTTAATTTATTTAAGCGCAGTTTAACACCTCTATTAAAATTAGTTCATGTTCTAAAAGACAGTCAAAATTTTATAATATGTGATACGCTTAAATTAAGTTCACCTGTGGATCGGTTACCATTAATAAAAGCACAAAGAGCTAAGGTTCTTCCTATAGAAAATGCATTTTGGTTGAAAAATCATAGTGAGTTGAATTGGGATTTTGGCCATCAGTTTAAATTTTCATATAGTTATTTCGATCATGTAAAGAGAGCTCCTGAATATAAAGATGAAACACTCGAAAAGTTTCGGGATATTATTAATTATTAAGCGAATTCAATTGTAAATAAAAAGTAAATGTAGCATATTTATAAAAGATATAAGCCTTTGTAGAATGTTAATACATTTTATGTGAGAGGGTGCAGTATATGTTCATTTCTGTTACTAGAATGCGTTTAAAAGGATATCGAATGTTACCAATTTTCTTTTTGTATACAACGAGAGCGACTTTGCAATCAAATAAAGCGAAAGGACTCATACATTCTTCGTTTGAAAAAGAAGGTTGGCATACATTTTGGACATTAACAGTTTGGGATGATAAAGATTGTATGAAGGAGTATCGCAATAATGGGAATCACTTAAAAGCAATGAAAATAGCAAGAAAAATAGCAAGTGAATTAGAGTTTACAAATTGGGAGAACAATGAAGTTCCTAAATGGAATGAATGTAAAACAATTTTACATGAAAAATATGGTAGAAATATAAATTGAATTATTACTTGTATGTAAAAGATGCATACGTTACCTTTTCGAAAAGAGGCTTAGAAATTATTATTATAAGTCTTTTTTGGGATTAAATTAAGAATTAATATATATGAATGTTCTTGAATATGTAAGATTTACATAAACATGACACTTTTACTTATTATGTAAGTGGGATATACTAAGGTACATACCTTTTAAAATTGGAGCGAATACATACGACATGGAGCTGAGAAATTTAGAAGAAGTCATTGAAGCGAAAAAAGAAGAACTATTACAGTTAGTCTTAAATTATGGATTTCAACATGAAAAAGTCCTTGAATTAAGCCGAGAAATTGACAAATTAATTAATTGGTTTATGTTTTCTAAATAGAGAGCTTTCATATTGTATAAAATATGATTGTTCTCTTTTCTCATATGTAAGTGGAGATTGTACAGTAATAATTTCATTTGAATATATATTTATAAGTCCTTTATTATATAAGTTTTGAGATTAATAGATTGAAAATTCTATTACACATACATTCAGGAGAAGAAAGGATGATATTACATACACATATTTCAGGTGATGGGGAGCCGATTGTACTTATACACTCAGTCGGAATGACAGGCTTAGTAGAATTCGAAGAACAGGTAAAATTTTTGCAAGGAAAAAATTATAAAATAGTTCGACCTGACTTGAGAGGGCATGGGGAATCAGGAGGTGCAGTGGATCATTATTTTCTTCATTGTGCAGATGATATAAAAGAGACGCTAGAACACTTGCAAATTAATAGATGTCATATAGCGGGTGTTTCATTAGGGGGGATAGCTGCTTTATTGTTTGCAAAAAAATATCCAGATAAAGTGAGAACATTAACTTTTTCAGGTATTTTTCCGATTAAACGAGAAAATTGGGAGGAATCTCAAGAGGAAGAAGCTAAGCAGCATAAACAATTGTTTAAAAACGAAGAATTTGTAACTTATATGAACCAAATCTATGTGAATAGTGATTGGAAAGGATTACTTGAATCGTGGCAGGTGAAGGATTGGTACCCATTTTATGAAACGAGTAATGTTTCGAATCTGCAGGTACCTACGCTATGTATTGTTGGAGGAGGTTCAGAGGATGAGGTTTCGGCCGCTATATCCTTCAAACAATTGAACGCTGACATACATATAGCGGTTATTCCTTTTGCACATCATTTAGTACATAACGATCAACCGGAAATGTATTCGCATATATTGTCTAATTTCTTACAGAATGTGCAAGCAACTAGTCGAGAAAGCTAATTATTGGGTATAATGATAAAGGACTTATTAATTGAACGTATCGGTTAGGAGCGCAGTATATATGAAAACAGTTGTTGTCGTAGGTGGAGGTATTACAGGACTTTCTACTATGTATTATTTAGAAAAATTAAAGAAGGATTATAACATGGATTTAAATTTAATCCTTGTCGAAAAAAAGGAGTATTTAGGCGGGAAAATTCACAGTGTGAAAGAAAATGATTTTATTATGGAATCAGGCGCAGATTCAATCGTTGCTCGAAATGAACATGTTATGCCGTTTATAAAAGAATTAAATTTAGAAGAGGAAATAGTGTATAACGAAACGGGTATTTCTTATATTTACTCAAATAATACGCTACATCCAATTCCTACTGATACTGTATTTGGAATACCTACAAGTGTAGAGTCGTTGTTTAACAGTACGTTAGTTTCAACGAAAGGGAAAATTATTGCATTAAAAGATTTTATAACAAAAAACAAAGAGTTTACGAAAGATACATCACTTGCTGTATTTTTAGAAAGCTTTTTAGGGAAAGAGTTAGTTGAAAAGCAAATTTCTCCAGTTCTTTCAGGTGTATATTCTGGTAAGTTAAATGAACTTACAATGGCATCAACATTACCATATTTACTCGAATACAAAAATAAGTATGGCAGTATTATTAAAGGATTTGAAGTGAATAAAAAACAATTTCAAGTAGCTGGAAATAAAAAGTTTTTATCATTTAAAAGTGGTCTCTCTACAATTATTGATCGCATAGAAGAGCTATTGACTGATACGGTAATTAAAAAAGGAGTTATAACGACGGGGATAAGCAAAGAGAATGATAAATATGAAATTTCTTTTGCGAATCATAAGACGATAAAAGCTGATTACGTTATTTTAGCTGCTCCACATGATATTGCACAAACGTTATTACATTCGAATGAGTTAAATAATGATTTTAACAAGTTTAAAAACTCTTCACTTATTAGTGTTTACTTAGGATTTGAAATTTCTGATCAGCAACTACCAACAGATGGTACAGGATTTATCGTTTCGGAAAATAGTGATCTGCATTGTGATGCTTGTACATGGACGAGCAGGAAGTGGAAGCATACATCAAGTAAACGGAATTTATTGGTGAGAATGTTTTATAAAAGTTCAAATCCAGTTTATGAAACAATTAAACATTATAGTGAAGGAGAATTAGTTCGCGTTGCATTATATGATATTGAGAAGAGCCTTGGAATTAAAGGTGATCCTGAAGTGATCGAAGTGACAAACTGGAATGATTTAATGCCAAATTATCATTTAGAACATAATAAAGCTGTTCAATCATTACAAAATCAATTATCAGTTATGTACCCAAATGTATATGTAGCTGGTGCGTCCTATTATGGTGTAGGAATTGGTGCTTGTATAGGGAACGGAAAACATACAGCAAATGAGATAATCTCTACATTAAATAATCAAAATAAATAATAAGCTGAAATGCATATGTAAAGAAAATCCTCTTCCAATATAAAGGAAGGGGATTTTTTATAATTACTTAACCTCAATAGAAACTTTTCCGCGTTCGGAATCATTTTCTTTAATTGTTAATGTTACTTTTCCGGTTTCTTTAAATTCAAAGGGTGAGAATCGATAAATTTCTTTTATATTTTGTTTTTTCTTTAATTTATTTGTAGAGAGTAAAGAAATATTAGGTTTCCATGTGTCTTGTTCTCCAGAAGGATAATCTATGAGAATCTGGGGTTCTTTCAAATTTAGTTGTTTCCAAGAAACAACATATAGTTCAGTTTTTTTATTTTTCTTTATTAACTCTTCTGAGAAATACCCGTATTTACCGATATTACCGAAAATAGTATATTGTTTATTTTGTAGTGTAATATCTAAAAAACTAGGTTGGTAAGTTGTTGCATGGTAAATACCGTAGGAGAGAGAGAATGCAGAAGCAATTAATATTCCAATTACAAACTTTTTAAAACCATTTCCTTTAAAGCTAGTCATCATGAATGAGTTCGGTGCAAACTTCTTTGCGAATAAAAAGATAAGCAAAATGAGTAAGAGAGAAGAACCAATGAAAATATACATGATCTTTATACACCTCCGCTTAATGTATATAAGTATAGGCTGTGAATAATAAATTATTTTGTTGTATTTTAACATAAATGTATGAATTAGAGTTGTTTTTTGAGAGTGATATTGAAGATGGAACGAATATGTAAATGATTGGATGCCAAGTTCCCACATAAGACGGCGAACACGCTTATGATTCATTACGATTCCTTCCCGTGTAGATTTGGATTGCGCTTTTTTAAGTATTCTACCTGTGCCTTCAAATAAGCGTTCTCTTCTTCTAGACTATTAAAATGCTTTCGATTCCATACACTAC
The DNA window shown above is from Bacillus clarus and carries:
- a CDS encoding aspartyl-phosphate phosphatase Spo0E family protein, yielding MELRNLEEVIEAKKEELLQLVLNYGFQHEKVLELSREIDKLINWFMFSK
- a CDS encoding DUF2935 domain-containing protein gives rise to the protein MSTEQPIPGHFTMDPQRAMLLPPELKAAPPESLTEQLFIERSLTENKFWLRIMKEHALFLSEGFNRNDKNLIQQVEQFFNLFDQHLQKAFSIPQTVQAVRKLNEESIQLVYAFRNYKRNLLILIINCKVKGFNFPLLVDHVAREAEYFMRTLQKFNEGKMDPIQDAIISENVFWLRIMMEHSRFIASLLDQSERNLVHTALKFGDDFEVLLNQARDVESMLYKKEPTYPIIGKMNKDSENATVELRNFKKAGLELIQTCQIRNVINPLLADHVTREAEHFLFMIHVLEQRLKQKQMEQSVQ
- a CDS encoding protoporphyrinogen oxidase yields the protein MKTVVVVGGGITGLSTMYYLEKLKKDYNMDLNLILVEKKEYLGGKIHSVKENDFIMESGADSIVARNEHVMPFIKELNLEEEIVYNETGISYIYSNNTLHPIPTDTVFGIPTSVESLFNSTLVSTKGKIIALKDFITKNKEFTKDTSLAVFLESFLGKELVEKQISPVLSGVYSGKLNELTMASTLPYLLEYKNKYGSIIKGFEVNKKQFQVAGNKKFLSFKSGLSTIIDRIEELLTDTVIKKGVITTGISKENDKYEISFANHKTIKADYVILAAPHDIAQTLLHSNELNNDFNKFKNSSLISVYLGFEISDQQLPTDGTGFIVSENSDLHCDACTWTSRKWKHTSSKRNLLVRMFYKSSNPVYETIKHYSEGELVRVALYDIEKSLGIKGDPEVIEVTNWNDLMPNYHLEHNKAVQSLQNQLSVMYPNVYVAGASYYGVGIGACIGNGKHTANEIISTLNNQNK
- a CDS encoding alpha/beta fold hydrolase, with the translated sequence MILHTHISGDGEPIVLIHSVGMTGLVEFEEQVKFLQGKNYKIVRPDLRGHGESGGAVDHYFLHCADDIKETLEHLQINRCHIAGVSLGGIAALLFAKKYPDKVRTLTFSGIFPIKRENWEESQEEEAKQHKQLFKNEEFVTYMNQIYVNSDWKGLLESWQVKDWYPFYETSNVSNLQVPTLCIVGGGSEDEVSAAISFKQLNADIHIAVIPFAHHLVHNDQPEMYSHILSNFLQNVQATSRES